The following coding sequences are from one Paenibacillus sp. FSL R5-0912 window:
- a CDS encoding family 43 glycosylhydrolase, which produces MVKKTGLFLLAISLLLGILFNPSTVAAATFTNPFIYADAPDNDVIRVGGVYYMTSTTMHMNPGVPIMKSYDLVNWEIVNYVYDTYANGDAQNLNNGQNEYGKGSWASSLRYNNGIYYVSFGSNSTGKTYIYQTADIENGPWISSVLGSYYHDASLLFDNGRVFLVYGVDNISLIELTADAKAIKSGGINQVIIPGSSNIAGSSFIVKAEGAHIQKINGYYYVFLICWPSGSGRTQLTYRSTSLTGGYTGQVSLNDSGIAQGGIVDTPSGSWYAMLFRDSGAVGRMPYLVPVSWSGNWPVFGSGGKAPRTLNMPAEGYPVKKVYASDEFSAASASAELIVNGGFEAADISPWMNNNTAAVAVTAAERYSGSSSVLVSGRQQTGAGLKQDLTGKVTAGTVYMFSAKVKYTTGPATKSFNLDIQNGPSYTGITILGSATLTRGEWGTIQGTYTLPAGADLSQTFIFVETPYNSAPDAANDLMNFYVDDVSLAGTASSEAELAKVWQWNHNPDNTKWSLTQRPGFMRLTTGKVSTNILDARNTLTQRTFGPKSTGVTALETSGMKDGDYAGLAAFQAKYGFVGVKRSGNSKSIVMVNAGSGSMTEVANVPLSQNRVYLKVVCDYTNQTDKAYFYYSLDGSNWTSAGNTLQMSYTMPHFMGYRFALFNYATKAAGGYADFDYLRLE; this is translated from the coding sequence ATGGTCAAAAAAACGGGGCTGTTTTTGCTGGCAATTTCGCTCTTGCTAGGCATACTGTTCAATCCTTCGACGGTTGCCGCTGCAACATTTACCAATCCGTTCATCTATGCCGATGCCCCGGACAATGATGTAATTAGGGTAGGCGGCGTATATTATATGACCAGCACCACCATGCACATGAACCCCGGCGTTCCCATCATGAAGTCCTATGATCTGGTGAACTGGGAGATCGTGAACTACGTCTACGATACCTATGCTAACGGCGATGCACAGAATCTGAACAACGGACAGAATGAGTACGGCAAGGGTTCCTGGGCAAGCAGCCTCAGATACAATAACGGTATCTACTATGTGAGCTTTGGGTCCAATTCTACCGGCAAAACCTATATCTATCAGACGGCGGATATTGAAAATGGTCCATGGATCTCATCTGTGCTGGGCAGCTATTATCATGACGCGTCGCTGCTGTTCGATAACGGCCGGGTGTTCCTGGTATACGGTGTCGATAATATCAGCCTGATTGAGCTGACGGCGGACGCCAAAGCTATCAAGTCAGGAGGAATCAACCAGGTTATTATCCCCGGCTCCAGCAATATTGCCGGTTCAAGCTTCATTGTGAAGGCGGAAGGTGCGCATATCCAGAAGATCAACGGCTATTATTATGTCTTTCTGATCTGCTGGCCTTCGGGAAGCGGACGCACACAATTGACTTACCGCTCCACCAGCTTAACCGGTGGCTATACGGGTCAGGTATCACTTAACGACTCCGGCATTGCCCAGGGCGGAATCGTGGACACGCCATCCGGCTCCTGGTATGCCATGCTCTTCAGGGACAGCGGAGCGGTTGGACGGATGCCGTATCTGGTTCCGGTATCCTGGTCCGGCAACTGGCCGGTCTTCGGAAGCGGGGGCAAAGCGCCGCGCACGCTGAATATGCCTGCTGAAGGCTATCCTGTGAAGAAGGTGTACGCGTCCGATGAGTTCTCAGCGGCTTCCGCCTCTGCGGAGCTAATTGTGAATGGCGGCTTTGAAGCGGCAGACATCAGCCCTTGGATGAATAACAATACGGCAGCGGTGGCCGTTACTGCTGCGGAACGTTATAGCGGTTCGAGCAGCGTACTGGTCAGCGGGAGACAACAGACGGGTGCAGGACTGAAGCAGGATCTCACCGGGAAGGTGACCGCTGGCACAGTCTATATGTTCTCGGCAAAGGTTAAATACACGACAGGCCCGGCTACCAAGTCCTTTAACCTGGATATCCAGAATGGGCCAAGCTATACCGGTATTACGATTCTGGGCTCTGCCACATTGACCCGGGGAGAGTGGGGCACCATCCAGGGAACCTATACACTTCCCGCCGGTGCCGATCTGTCCCAGACCTTTATTTTTGTTGAAACCCCTTACAATTCTGCTCCGGATGCCGCCAATGACCTGATGAACTTTTATGTGGACGATGTGTCGTTGGCAGGTACAGCTTCGTCAGAAGCGGAGCTTGCCAAGGTATGGCAGTGGAATCATAATCCCGACAACACCAAGTGGTCCCTGACACAGCGTCCCGGCTTCATGCGGTTAACCACCGGCAAGGTAAGCACAAATATTCTGGATGCCCGAAACACGCTGACCCAGCGGACGTTCGGACCGAAAAGCACGGGCGTCACCGCCCTGGAGACCAGCGGTATGAAGGACGGGGATTACGCAGGTCTGGCTGCATTCCAGGCTAAATACGGCTTCGTGGGTGTGAAAAGGTCCGGCAATTCCAAGTCCATTGTAATGGTTAATGCCGGCTCCGGATCGATGACTGAAGTGGCAAACGTGCCGCTCAGCCAGAACAGAGTCTATCTGAAGGTGGTCTGTGATTACACCAACCAGACAGACAAGGCCTATTTCTACTACAGCCTTGACGGCAGCAACTGGACGTCGGCAGGCAATACGCTGCAGATGTCCTATACAATGCCCCACTTCATGGGCTACCGGTTTGCACTGTTCAATTATGCAACGAAGGCTGCGGGCGGTTATGCGGATTTTGATTATTTACGTCTGGAATAG